Proteins co-encoded in one Bacteroidota bacterium genomic window:
- a CDS encoding AAA family ATPase produces the protein MLFYPGYNSPKQTNPKEVFEMLKSHDIKRIVVVNEKIAEIYLTEDALKNEKYKEKLKSTGGLFGEDRAHFQMEISNYEAFKADLDKTQTGFSDAEKVYPEAETRRNLLWDFLSVFGPILIIVVIFLYFMRRMGGAGGGPGSQIFNIGKSKAQLFDKDTQVNVTFNDVAGLEEAKVEVMEIVDFLKNPQKYTKLGGKIPKGALLVGSPGTGKTLLAKAVAGEANVPFFSLSGSDFVEMFVGVGASRVRDLFRQAKEKAPCII, from the coding sequence ATGCTGTTCTATCCCGGCTACAACAGCCCCAAACAAACCAACCCTAAAGAGGTGTTTGAGATGCTGAAAAGCCATGATATTAAGCGTATTGTGGTTGTGAATGAGAAAATAGCAGAGATATACCTTACCGAAGACGCGCTTAAAAACGAAAAATACAAAGAGAAACTAAAATCAACCGGAGGGTTGTTTGGTGAAGACCGTGCCCATTTTCAAATGGAAATATCCAACTACGAAGCCTTTAAGGCCGACTTGGATAAAACACAAACAGGTTTCTCTGATGCCGAAAAGGTATACCCTGAGGCAGAAACCCGCCGTAACTTGTTGTGGGATTTCCTTAGCGTTTTCGGGCCTATACTTATTATCGTAGTAATATTCCTGTACTTTATGCGCCGCATGGGTGGTGCTGGTGGTGGTCCCGGCTCACAGATATTCAATATTGGTAAGTCAAAAGCTCAGCTGTTTGATAAAGACACCCAAGTGAATGTAACGTTTAACGATGTTGCAGGTCTTGAAGAAGCTAAAGTAGAGGTAATGGAAATTGTAGATTTCCTTAAAAATCCTCAGAAATACACCAAATTGGGAGGTAAAATCCCCAAAGGAGCTTTATTGGTAGGCTCACCCGGTACAGGTAAAACCTTGTTGGCAAAAGCCGTAGCAGGTGAAGCCAACGTGCCTTTCTTCTCACTTTCAGGTTCTGATTTCGTAGAAATGTTTGTGGGTGTGGGTGCCTCAAGGGTACGCGATTTGTTCCGCCAAGCCAAAGAAAAAGCACCTTGTATCATAT